Genomic window (Coraliomargarita sinensis):
AACCGAACCACCGTTGAACCCGAACCAGCCGAGAAAAAGGAGGAAGACACCAATCGTCGCCAGCGGCATGCTGTGACCGAGAATCGGCTTGATCTTGCCGTCGACATACTTGCCAGCGCGCGGTCCGAGAATCATCACACAGGCCAGGGCAGCGAAACCGCCGAAAGCGTGAACCACAGTGGAACCGGCGAAGTCGTAGAAGCCACCTTCAAGGCCACCGAGCCAGCCACCACCCCAGTGCCATGAACCGACAACCGGGTAAGCGATCGCAACGAGCAGTGTAGCGAAGATCATAAAGCTACCAAGTTTCACACGTTCAGCAACAGCACCGGATACGATCGTTGCGGCAGTTGCGGCAAACATGGCTTGGAAAATGAAGTCACCGTAAGCGGTCATGGCGAGGCCGACACCACCGTAATCAAAAGTGTCCATACCCGGACCGCTGAGGTCACCGATGAAACCACCGATAGAGAACCAGCCGTTGAAATCTCCGGGATAATGCGTGTTGAAGCCGATGACGGCGTACGAGATGATACCAATCGAGATGATGAACACGTTCTTGAACATGATGTTCACGGCGTTCTTCGATTGAGTCAGACCCGATTCGAGTGTGGCGAAGCCGAGGTGCATGATGAACACGAGGGCCGCAGCAATCACAGTCCACAACATGGAGGTTGTGAAGAAATCGAATGCGTAGGCGTATTCGCCTTGAGCTTGGAGCAAGGCGAGGTAGTCACCAGCGAGTTCATCTCCAGATGCAACAGCCGCTTCGGCTGAAAGCACAAGAGTCGCAGCAGCTTCTTCAGCTGCCTCGGCTACTTCAGCGACTTCCTCCGGCATGTCCTGTGCGCCGAGCGTGCCGGACGTCAGAAACGCCGAGCTGCCAAGCAGCAGAGCGAGAAGGTATTTTTTTATCTTCATTGTATTATTTTGTCAGGTTATTGCTTTTTTAGATTTGGGAGGGAGCGGATGAGTGAGGCTCCTACCGGAACGCGAAAACGCGAACACCACATCTAAGCAACCCCTGTGCCAACTGAACCTGACCCGATCACAGAAGCGTCAAAAAGCCTCTTCCCAGCCGATACAATGAGAGCTTTAAAAATCTTTAAGTCCTAATAAACAGATACTTATAGATTTTTGTAAAATTTTGCGTAATTTTCGCAATCTCTTTGGATCCCGACCGTGCCTTCCCCGTTCTCTTGCAAACAAAAACGAACTGTTCCCAACGACCTGTGCCGAAAGTTGATACCGCAACTCACCGCAACCGGGGTGCCTGACTACGCCACGAAAATCAGCTCTTCAGGAGCGCCGCGTAGCCCTCGCGGTAGGACCTGTATTTCGGCTCCCAACCCAGTTGAGCTCTGGCTTTTCGGTTGGAAACGATTCGATCCGGCATACGTCCGCCCCGCCGCTTCAACCGTGGCGGAATATCGTTGGGATCGAATTCCGGGACCGGCAATCCAAGCCGGTCCGCCAGGAAGGTCAGCACCGTCTCTTTGGGCGCAGCCTCGTCATCGGCGATATTATAGACGCCGGAGGGGGCCCTGACCGCCAGTGCCACCAGGACTGCGCTCACGATATCGTCGCGGTGAATCATATTCATATGATAATCGCCCCGGCCAGGAATCGTGCCGCGTCGCTCTTTTAACTGATTGAGCAGAAAGTGTCGCGCGGGCCCGTAGATACCAGCCAGGCGAAAGACATACCAGGCGCCGAATAACTCGGCATGCGTTTCAATCAAATGCTCGGATTCGATCAGCACTTGTCCGGTGGCAGGGGCGCCGGAAGTCTCCGTATCTTCGTCCACGACCACGCCGCCATCCTGTGCATAGACGGAGGTGCTGCTGGTGTAGAGGTAGCTACGTATCTTTTGGGTTTTCGCCCATTCGAGAATGCGCCGCTGACCCTCCACGTAGGACTTATGGTACCCGTCCAACCCGCCACCTGCGGAGCTGACACAATTGACCACCGCGGCATAACTTTCCCGCAGTTGGTTTTTCCAATCCTGAGAGTCCAAGTCGGCCACAATGACTTCGGAGACGCCCAGCGCCCGAAGCTCATCCGCACGCTCCGGATTGCGGGTGAGTGCGCCCACCCGAACCCCTCGCTGGATCAAGACCGCCGCCAGAGCAGTCCCGACATAGCCGCAGCCAAAGATCATAACTGATTCGGGGAAGTCGCTTTTTTCTGTGTCTTTTGATGTCATGCTTGTCGAAAAGGATAAGCTGCGACAACATCCCGCTTTTATGCAAACCGCAAAGCCAGAAAATGTCCGTGCCTATCTGCTCGATCTACAGGATCGAATTTGCGCTTCGCTTGAAGCTGAGGACGGCCGGGAGCACTTCCAGGAAGAGACCTGGCAGCGGGAGGAAGGAGGCGGTGGCCGCTCCCGCGTCATGGAAGGGGGAGCCGTCTTTGAGAAAGCCGGGATTAATTTCTCCGACGTTCGGGGAGCCCAACTCCCAGCCTCCGCCACAGCGGCACGCCCCCAACTGGCCGGAGGCAGCTTTCGCGCCATGGGTGTCTCATTGGTTTGCCATCCGGAGAATCCGCACGTGCCCACCACGCACATGAACGTGCGCTTTTTCCACGCCGAGCCGAAAGAAGGCGAGCCCGTCTGGTGGTTCGGCGGCGGCTTTGACCTGACTCCCTACTACGGCCGCCGCGAGGATGCCATTCATTGGCACCGGACCGCCAAAGCCGCCTGCGACCCCTTTGGCGAAGAAATCTACCCCCAATTCAAACAGCAGTGCGACGACTATTTCTTTCTGGCTCATCGTAACGAACCGCGCGGCATCGGCGGCATTTTTTTTGATGACTACAATGACGGCGGTTTTGAGAATGCCTTTGCCCTGATGCAATCGGTGGGGGACCATTTCATTCCGGCTTACCAACCCATTGTTTCCCGCCGCAAGGGTGACCAGTACAGCGAGCCCGAGCGAAAATTCCAGCTTTACCGCCGCGGGCGCTATGTGGAGTTCAATCTGGTTTACGACCGCGGCACCCTATTCGGCCTCCAGTCGAAGGGCCGCACCGAATCGATCCTCATGTCACTCCCACCCCTCGTCCGCTGGGACTATGATTGGCACCCCGAACCGGGCAGCCCGGAAGCCGAACTTTACGACGTTTATCTAAAACCCAGCGACTGGGCAAGCAAGGTTGTTGGTTGATTGTTGTTAGTTGACTGCTAGAACCCACCCAAACAACCGCCAACGAACAACACCTCTCATGACTCCCCGCGAACGATTTCTTGCCGCCGTCCATCAGGAACCGGTAGACCGCCCGCCTATCTGGCTGATGCGCCAGGCCGGGCGCTATCTGCCGGAATACCGCGAGCTGAAAAAAAAGCACGATTTCCTCACCATGGTGCGGACACCGGAACTGGCCACCGAGGTCACACTTCAACCGCTCAAGCGCTTCCCCCTGGATGCCGCCATTATCTTTTCCGACATCCTAGTCATCCCGGAAGCACTGGGGCAAGGCTATCACTTCCGGGATAAAGGCGGTATCGGAATGGACTATCTTCTGGATAGCCCCGAAAAAATCGAGAGCCTCGATTCGACCAACATGGGGGAAAAGCTCGGATACGTGGGCGATGCCCTCCGCTTGACCCGTTCCAAGCTGGGCGAAGACACCGCCTTACTCGGCTTTTGCGGCTCCCCCTGGACCCTCGCCTGCTACATGCTTGAAGGCGGCTCGGCGAAGGACTTCACCGCGATCAAACAGCTCGCGCTCGGCCAGCCCGATCAATTCGAAGCTCTCATGCGAAAGCTGAGCGCTGCCATCATCGAGTACCTCCACATGCAAATCGACGCCGGGGTGGATGCCGTGCAGATCTTCGACTCCTGGGGCGCCATTTGCCCGGACAACCACTATGAATCCTGGTCGCTGCGCTGGATCCACCATATCGTTCACGAACTCAAAGGACGGGCCCCCGTCATCCTCTATGCCAAGGGCATGGGCCACAAATCCGCCGACCTCATGCATACCGGGGCAAAGGTCATCAGCCTCGACTGGACGATCAACCTCCGTCGTGCGCGGCAAACCATCGGCCACGGTGCTGCCGTTCAAGGCAATCTCGACCCGGTCATTCTCACCACCACTCCCGAAATCACCCGCCGCGAAGCGCGACGCGTGCTCGAGGATGCCGGCCGCATGCCCGGTTACATCTTTAATCTGGGGCACGGCATGATCCCGACCGCAAAAATCGAATGCGTGGAGGCACTGATGGAAACTGTGACCGGCCGGGCAAACGCCTAGGCAGCCGGACCTTTCAGACTTTGCGACGCAGGGCGAGAACTCCGCTGGCCACAGTCAACAGGAAGGCGACAGTGCTCGGCTCGGGCACGGGGTTGGCGTCGATGAAAGTTTGTATCCCATCATTGCCGTTCGTATCTTGGTCGTCGTAATTGCCGACATAAGTTGCACCTAAGATGGTCGAACTATTTCTGATGTACCAATTTATCCCGACGATAGTGAGTCCTCCCTGCGAATTTTCGACAAACAAGGGAGCTCCCGAATCGCCGCCTTGGAGCATGGCCTCGTAAGTTACACCCGAAGCCCCGTCATCTGTAGCCTCGAAGGCGCTGCCTGTGCCCCCGGGGGCCGTAACACTCGATTGAAAACCGTCCAGAACGTTGCGACCGACCGCCATATTCTGACTCGTCGGCCAACCGGTTGGCGAGCGGCCCAGGATATAGGCGTTTGCCCCGTTGTATGGGGAGTTTTGCAGGTCACCGTTGTTTACAATGTCCTCCGTTGCGAAATCGTAAAAAGTAAACCCCGAAGGAAGCGCACTATCCAAGGTACCAACCAGAATATCCGTGCCCTGGATTTGCTGTCGGTTAGAACTGATCGTCCGATTCACACTCGTTCCGTTCGGATCGTTACTTGCGTAAAAGGTAACAGTGGATCCTACAGCTGGATCGGCGTGGTTTGCAGTGATGTAGACATTTTCGCTTATCATCGTCACCCAACCGGCACCACCCGAACCTGTCCCGTTGAAGCCAACACCGGAAAGGTCAAACTGGTCCGCGACAAAACTGTTGTCATTGGCGAAACGGTCATTCGTCAAGGTGTCGTAGTTCGCAATCTGAATCGCAGCGAGCGGCGAGACGAACGTCAGCAACAAGAATCCGCTCCTCGCCGCGGCACCTAAGGAAACCTTTGCCTGAACCATAGAATGAAAATAAACAGACCGGCTTCACCGTCAACGGGCAAATCCTTTTCTCGTCCTTATTTAAACTCTGTTTATTCTACCAGTCCTTGTTGTCACGGCGACAAATGCAATCCTCTCGGCAGCCCTGTCAGATTGTAACAACAATACATCCGGTCGATTGTAGCAGGGCAAACTCCTGCCTTTGCCTTCCGAGCTATGGTGGCCAGGTGCCGCCCTGGCTCAACCTGCCGATCGCCTTGCCTCAAAAGCGCGGGATTCGGCGCAAGTTACGTGTCGGGCGACAAGTCGAACCGACTACAGAAAAATTAGATTATCCCTTTACGAATCGCCGTCGCGACTGCCGCCGCGACGTTAGGCACCTGCAACTTTTCGTAGATGTTCGAGGTGTAGAGCGCGACCGCGCTGTAACTGATGCCTAGCTTCTCCGCCACCTCCTTTTTGACCAGGCCCTCGGCCATGAGCTCAAGCACTTCACGCTCCCGGTCACTCAAAAGTCCTGACTCCAGCCCTTCGTCCTCACGAAAGGCAGCCAAGACGTGGCGCGAGAGCTGCGGATCGATCACGCTCCCGCCATCATTGACCTCGCGAATGATGCGCCTCAAATCAGCCACCGAGGTATCCTTCAGGACGTAGCCGACCACGCCTAATTTGATCGCTTCCAGGACCGTGCGATAGTCGTCATTACTCGTCAGCACGACGATAGCTGAATCTGGAGCACGTTCCCGTAGCATAGGAACCAGCGATAGTCCGCCCTTTTGCGGGATTTTCAAATCGAGCAGAATAACATCAGCCTCTGGTGGCGCATCCGCGCTGTAGGCACTTTCACACGAGCCAGTCGTCGCGTAGGTCTCGACACATACCATGTCTCCACTCAAGCCGATGATTTCCAAGAGCGACTTCGTGTAGGCTTTGTTATCCTCGACGAGGACAATGCGTATTTCCTGATTCATCGAGCTTAGCAATTTTTGAACTTGAGTGTAACCTGTGTGCCTCGCTTGGCTTGACTGTCAATTTTCAGCTCTCCCCTCAACATGGTCGCCCGTTCTTCAAGGCGTCGGCAACTCTGCTCGTCTTGGGAAAACCCGCGACCGTTGTCAATCACCTCAAGAATTTGCACCCGGTCCTCACGGCGCGTTTTGATCGTTACTGCCGTGGCTTCTGCATGCTTGATAATGTTGTTGAGCGCTTCCTTGTAGAAAAGAAGCAGGTTCCACTTGGTCGCCGGATCGAGGGCATTGAAACTGCGTGTGTTCTCCAATGAGAAGATATGTGGTATCGTGCCAAGAATCTGATCGGCTACCCGCGTAAATTGCTCGGCAATGTCGCTCGAGTGGTTTTCAGCTTCGATAAATCGGATGAAGTTCTTGGTCTCCTGATAGGTCAGTTGGGCGCTTTCTTGCAAGTTTCCCAGCAGGCGGGTCTGAGCCGAACTGGGCTCCCGGATACTCTCCGCCAGCAACTCCGTCGTGTGCGCCATGCTGCTGACATTGGCTCCGATCTCGTCGTGCAGGTCGCAGGCGATCCGCTCCCGCATGCGCGCCGCCCTGCGTCGTGATGCGACACGGACCAACCAGACGAGCTGAAGGAGAATCAGGATCAAACCGATCGCCACCAGAACCACCGTCCTGAAGCGCTGCGCTTCTTGAAGCTGCGCTGCGTTCAACTCCCCACGCAGAGATTGCAACCTGTCTTCCAACTGCACTCTTTGCTTGAACTGTGTGAGCCATTGCCGGAGGGGAAGAATCTGGCCCTCATTGCTGCGGCCGTCGGTCAGGCTCGACACTCTTTGTCGATCCCCACGACGGAGACCCTCCGCGCGAAGCGGGATACCCCTTGAAATAATGTCACCCGCACTGAAGACCTCCACTTCGCTGAGGGCAATGCGGGGGACTCCGCGCGACTGATCCCGCATAAAATCTCGAACGCCTTCACTTAGTTCAAACCGAACATATTGGGCATCGGTGGGCCGGGTGCGGCGCATGAATGGCCCCGCCCCGGGCCGATAATTCAAATTCATATTCTCGTAAATCACCTCCGCGCCTGAAAAATCTGCCGAAATTGCAGCCTTCACGCGGATGGCCCGAGGAAAGCCCATGGCCGTCGTCGGCGGGAAGTTATGCTGGATCGCATGCACCACGGGCCAGAGGCGGAATTCATCGACTCTGTAAACCTGCCCCAAGTCGAAATCCAATGTCAGCTTTTTCAGACCGAACCCATCGATATTATTTTTCGGATCTTCCAAATTGTGGAACAGTGGAGAGAAAAGGGTAAAACCATCGGTCAGGCACTTCGTGGACCAGCTAAAGCTGAACTCGTTGGAAGACGTTGCCTTCACCTCCGAGTTGAGTGCCGCATTCCGGGCACCGGCGAAGGCATAGAGCTCGCTGAAGGCGACGATGGAGTTGGAACGCCACCAGGTGGTATTTTTCCCCGGCTCGGTGATGGTAATGCGCAAGCCGGTCGTCGTTACCGGTTCAGGACAGGGAAAGAACTGCGGGTCGACTCCCGGCACCGGGTAATCGCTTTCACGATGATCGGCGATAATCTCGGCTTGCCCGTCCGGCAGCAAGCGCTCGATCATAAAGCGCAACGGAAATCCCCAGGACTGGATCTCATTCCGCTGATCTTTAAAGGAGGATGGCATCAGTGCGACGAGATCGACCACTGCCGGCTCCGGAAATGTGATTTCGATTACAAACGGCAACTCCGGCTCTTGATGCTGTGCCGAGCTAAAGCCGAGAGTCCATGGACTCACGTTGACGGGAAAAACCGGCAAATCGATCAGCTCAATCTGAACCGCCTCCATCTCTTCCCGGATCGGAGCGGTCAGCGAGGGAAAGATCGAAAATGCACTTAACAAACCCGGGAAGAGGGCAAAGGCACAAAGCACAACCCGTTTCCAGTAAAAATGGATGGTGTTTCCGAGGGATACTGGTGGCGCATAAAACCACCTGAACTGCGCTGATGTAGACAAAACCCGTGACTGCCTCTCAACTTGCCCCGTTGGAACAAATTGGTCGAGCCCAGAAGCAATTTTGGTCAATTGACCATATTGGCATACACCTACTCCCATGGTAGTATGTTTTGAAATCCGTTCTCAATAATAGATGAATCCTTTTTGACTCCAAAAATCCATATGATGATTAATACCAAACGTCGCATATCTATATTTGTTCTCGCCGCAACTTTGGCCACCGGCGTTAATGCAGTTACGCTTGTATGGGATGGCGGCACTGGGAACTTCACTGATAGCAACTGGGACGACGGCACTTCCCTGCAGACTCATCCAAGTTATGGCAGCGGTTCTTTCGACACAGTTATTAATACCGGCACTGTTAATGGCTTTACCAATAGCAACACGGCAGACTTTACCAGTGATGATACTCTTACCATTAGCGGCGGAGCCGTTGTTGAAGGCGACTTTCTAAGGGTTAATAACACCAGTAACACAGAAAACGTGATCACGTTTGAGTCAGGAACCATCAACCTGTCATCTTTCAATGCCTTTCGGTCAGGCTTTGGAGGCTTCCTCGGCCACCTGAATTTCACGGGCGCTGCTGATTCGGCTACGGTGACACAGTTTGACCTTACCGGTACAACCAACCAAAAAATGGCAAACAAGATCGGTGCTGACGGTGGCGTCGGTAGTTTCTTTGCCATTGATGGCACCATGGTCGCATCTGGAGTGAGTTACGACGGGACAAACCTGACAGAAGTAAACTCAGGACTTGCCTCTAATGCCGTCAACGGCCGCTATTTTGAGATAACTGAGTCCGGCGGAGCGCAGACACTACACCTGCGGGCCATCCCCGAGCCGAGTGCGCTCTCATTCTTTGCGCTGGCACTAGGCGGCACACTGCTAATTCGCCGCCGCCGATAGTAGGTTACAGTATGCTTTAATTGCGTCCCGCTCTGGCTTTTGCCGGGCGGGGCTTTTTCAAGCCCGGTTTCACTCCATAAAATACTCATCCCTTTATGGAAAAGATCCCGCTCTTACTTGCCGCGACATCATTCGCCCTCATGCTGGCGCCCGCGAAAGCGGCCTTGGTGGCCCACTACGAGTTTGAGGAAACCAGCGGCACCACACTCGTCGATTCGGCAACCAACAGCTATGACGGCACAGTCGTCGGCAACGGCGATCTCAATGTGTCCGGCATCATCGGCTCCGCCTACGAGCCCGGCGGAAACGGCAGCTACGGACGTGTCACCGACGGCGTGAGCAACTTCAGCATCGGTGGCAACAAGGCCCGAACACTCTCCTTCTGGTTCAAAACTCCAAGCTTTGGCGGCACTGCCGACCAACACCGTATGCTCGGCCTCGGTAGTTCAGGAACGGCGACTGCATTCAACATCGTCGCCGAGAGCGGCACCAATGCCGGTGGCTCCAACCGAATCGGTCTACGCTATGGCAACGGCAACGTTTACTTCAACGCAGACAATAGCGGCACTCCTTTCGCCACCGGCACCTGGTATCACGTGGCCGTGGTCTATGACGGGACCACCCTCGACCTGGAGCCCATAGGCTCGAGCTCCGACAGCACCGGACTAACTGTTTATGTTAACGGCACTGAAGTCGACACCGCAGGTGGCAACTTGAATAACGCGACTCAAGCACTGAACACCTCGACCACCGATTTCGGCTTTGGAGCCAATGCTGACGGCAGCCAAAGTTCATACCCGGGCTTGCTCGATGAGGTTCGCATTTATAACTCTGCACTGAGTGCTTCCGAAGTCGCGACTCTGGCCTCCGAAGCAGGAAGCCTCCCGCAGATTCAATCCTTTACGGCAAGCGAAACCCTGGTCGAAGAAGGCTCGGTTGTCATGCTCTCCTGGTCCGCCTCCAACTATGACACACTGGTCATCCAGCCCGGCAATATCGATGCCGCCGCCTTGAGCACGGACGGCAGCGGATCGACGGAGATTACGGTCAACGAAACGACAACTTACACCCTAACCGCTAGCGGCGACAAAACGGATCTGAGCCAAAGTGTCGAAATCGTCATCTTGGGCGACGATCTTCAACTTTTAGACAAGGTGGGCCGCTCACTCTGGACGGAATGGTATCGACCGGTGGATCAGCCCGTCTTCTCCACCACAGACGGGAATAATCACGATCCGATCATCTTCTACGAGCCAAGTGGCTCCACTTACAAATACTACCTGATCATCAGCCACGAGCCCTCGAATACCTTTCTCTGGGGGACCAATACTTTTTCCTGGAGTAGCGATGACTGGACCTTGATTGAAGGCAACTATCAGATCAACGGGCAATACGAGTACGACGACGGTGTTAAAGTCGGCGACACCTACTACGTCTATGAAAACGGAAGTGTTCTGACTTACACCGGCGACCTCCTGAATTCGAGCGGCAACTGGACGGTGGCCGGCAGCTTCCCAAAGTCTGAAGCGGATGATATTGGTGTTTACTACGAAGATGGCCTTTTTCATATCTTCGGCGAGCATGGCAATTTCCCTTACGGCCCCGACGGCACCAGCCTGGCGCACTATACCTCAACGACCGGTATCGGAGACTGGACCCTCGTCGACAACAAGGCGGTCGATCCGAATCCCGACGGAGGGGATACCTACGGGGTCGGCGACGCGACCATCGCCAAGATCGACGGAATTTATTATCTCTTCTGTGATCGTGAGCAACAGGGGGTTCCTTATCGCGTCACGGCATGGCGCAGCACGGACATCGACGAACCCTTCAAATATCTCGGCGTGGCCCTGGCACCGCGCTCCGACGAAACGGATGACTGGGACAACCACCGCATCCAGGACGCCGAGATTCAATACATCCCCGAGCTGAAGCGATTTATCATGGTCTGCAACATGAGAGACCTTGACGGAGATCCCGGCCCGGGGAACACGCGCGTCGTCGGCACCTTCTACTCCAAATTCACCGATGGCGGCTTCGATGCTTTCATGCAGGGCTTCAGCAGGCTATCGGGTAATGACGTGCTCATGAGCGCCGACCCTGACGGCGACGGCTCACCCAACGCCGAGGAATACGCCGCCGGCACCTTACCGGATAATCCAGGCAGCAGTCCGGCCATGGAACTTATGTTCTTGGAAGATGGGGAGCTGTCTTATCCAACAATTACCTTTGATCGGATCACCGCCGATCCGCAAACCATTCGTATGGGGTTGGTCAGCAACCAAGGCAGTCTCAATGTCGGCACCTTCCAATCAGCGGACGGCTCGGAAAGCACGTCCGAAGCCAGCGACATCGGCGCTTTCTACGAAAAGGTCACTTTCCGTTCCAACACAGCCGTCAGTTCGTCCGACTCGCAATTTCTACGTATCGAGACGACCATTACGACGAGTCCTTGAGCAAAGTTTAGAGGAAGGCAGCGGACAATGACTTTACCCGGTATTTTTTCCCAGAGCCCCACCCTCGGTAAGCGAGGCCATCTTGGCCTTCAGCGCTTCCATAATCGCTGTCCTATCGTCCGGGTTCTCCGCGATGCAATTGACGATAGCGCTGCCGACGACCACGCCGTCGGCGGCTTGAGCCACGGTGCGCACATGATCCGCATTGGAAATTCCGAATCCGACGACGACCGGCAGATCCGTGTGCTGCTTGATCGTGGCCACCCGTTCCCGAATGCCCTCCGACATTTCCGCCTGTTCGCCGGTCACGCCCGCGCGGGAGACGTAGTAAACGAAGCCGGTCGTGGCCTGGCATATCATGGACAGACGTTCGTCGGGTGTGGTCGGCGCCACGATGTAAACCGTCTTCAGGCCGTGCTTTTCGCAGGCGGCCAGGTGTTCCGCCGACTCCTCGGGCGGCAGATCAAGGGTGAGCAGCGCATCGGCTCCGGCGGCTTTAGCGGCTTTGGCGTAGGCCTCGCTCCCCTTGGCAAAAACCAAGTTGTAGTAAGTGTAGAATACGATGGGCACTTCGCTGAATTCGCGGACGCGGCGGACCAACTCCAGTACCTTCTCACCGGTCATTCCGCTTTCCAGCGCACGCTGGGCGGCCAATTGGTTGGTCAAGCCGTCTGCGAGCGGATCGGAAAACGGGACGCC
Coding sequences:
- a CDS encoding ammonium transporter; its protein translation is MKIKKYLLALLLGSSAFLTSGTLGAQDMPEEVAEVAEAAEEAAATLVLSAEAAVASGDELAGDYLALLQAQGEYAYAFDFFTTSMLWTVIAAALVFIMHLGFATLESGLTQSKNAVNIMFKNVFIISIGIISYAVIGFNTHYPGDFNGWFSIGGFIGDLSGPGMDTFDYGGVGLAMTAYGDFIFQAMFAATAATIVSGAVAERVKLGSFMIFATLLVAIAYPVVGSWHWGGGWLGGLEGGFYDFAGSTVVHAFGGFAALACVMILGPRAGKYVDGKIKPILGHSMPLATIGVFLLFLGWFGFNGGSVLSANPAGLGLVFTTTALAATAGALASIVVSWVFLKKPDLSMALNGILAGLVGITAGADAMGPGASIIVGAIAGVIVVFSIIFFDKIKIDDPVGAISVHGVCGIWGTIAVGIFGGAVFMTQLIGTLAVSAAAFIFSIILFGILKVTIGIRVSPEEEAEGLDIGEHGQEAYPDFAASSR
- a CDS encoding NAD-dependent epimerase/dehydratase family protein gives rise to the protein MTSKDTEKSDFPESVMIFGCGYVGTALAAVLIQRGVRVGALTRNPERADELRALGVSEVIVADLDSQDWKNQLRESYAAVVNCVSSAGGGLDGYHKSYVEGQRRILEWAKTQKIRSYLYTSSTSVYAQDGGVVVDEDTETSGAPATGQVLIESEHLIETHAELFGAWYVFRLAGIYGPARHFLLNQLKERRGTIPGRGDYHMNMIHRDDIVSAVLVALAVRAPSGVYNIADDEAAPKETVLTFLADRLGLPVPEFDPNDIPPRLKRRGGRMPDRIVSNRKARAQLGWEPKYRSYREGYAALLKS
- the hemF gene encoding oxygen-dependent coproporphyrinogen oxidase, with protein sequence MQTAKPENVRAYLLDLQDRICASLEAEDGREHFQEETWQREEGGGGRSRVMEGGAVFEKAGINFSDVRGAQLPASATAARPQLAGGSFRAMGVSLVCHPENPHVPTTHMNVRFFHAEPKEGEPVWWFGGGFDLTPYYGRREDAIHWHRTAKAACDPFGEEIYPQFKQQCDDYFFLAHRNEPRGIGGIFFDDYNDGGFENAFALMQSVGDHFIPAYQPIVSRRKGDQYSEPERKFQLYRRGRYVEFNLVYDRGTLFGLQSKGRTESILMSLPPLVRWDYDWHPEPGSPEAELYDVYLKPSDWASKVVG
- the hemE gene encoding uroporphyrinogen decarboxylase, translating into MTPRERFLAAVHQEPVDRPPIWLMRQAGRYLPEYRELKKKHDFLTMVRTPELATEVTLQPLKRFPLDAAIIFSDILVIPEALGQGYHFRDKGGIGMDYLLDSPEKIESLDSTNMGEKLGYVGDALRLTRSKLGEDTALLGFCGSPWTLACYMLEGGSAKDFTAIKQLALGQPDQFEALMRKLSAAIIEYLHMQIDAGVDAVQIFDSWGAICPDNHYESWSLRWIHHIVHELKGRAPVILYAKGMGHKSADLMHTGAKVISLDWTINLRRARQTIGHGAAVQGNLDPVILTTTPEITRREARRVLEDAGRMPGYIFNLGHGMIPTAKIECVEALMETVTGRANA
- a CDS encoding PEP-CTERM sorting domain-containing protein (PEP-CTERM proteins occur, often in large numbers, in the proteomes of bacteria that also encode an exosortase, a predicted intramembrane cysteine proteinase. The presence of a PEP-CTERM domain at a protein's C-terminus predicts cleavage within the sorting domain, followed by covalent anchoring to some some component of the (usually Gram-negative) cell surface. Many PEP-CTERM proteins exhibit an unusual sequence composition that includes large numbers of potential glycosylation sites. Expression of one such protein has been shown restore the ability of a bacterium to form floc, a type of biofilm.), giving the protein MLLTFVSPLAAIQIANYDTLTNDRFANDNSFVADQFDLSGVGFNGTGSGGAGWVTMISENVYITANHADPAVGSTVTFYASNDPNGTSVNRTISSNRQQIQGTDILVGTLDSALPSGFTFYDFATEDIVNNGDLQNSPYNGANAYILGRSPTGWPTSQNMAVGRNVLDGFQSSVTAPGGTGSAFEATDDGASGVTYEAMLQGGDSGAPLFVENSQGGLTIVGINWYIRNSSTILGATYVGNYDDQDTNGNDGIQTFIDANPVPEPSTVAFLLTVASGVLALRRKV
- a CDS encoding response regulator → MNQEIRIVLVEDNKAYTKSLLEIIGLSGDMVCVETYATTGSCESAYSADAPPEADVILLDLKIPQKGGLSLVPMLRERAPDSAIVVLTSNDDYRTVLEAIKLGVVGYVLKDTSVADLRRIIREVNDGGSVIDPQLSRHVLAAFREDEGLESGLLSDREREVLELMAEGLVKKEVAEKLGISYSAVALYTSNIYEKLQVPNVAAAVATAIRKGII
- a CDS encoding sensor histidine kinase; the encoded protein is MSTSAQFRWFYAPPVSLGNTIHFYWKRVVLCAFALFPGLLSAFSIFPSLTAPIREEMEAVQIELIDLPVFPVNVSPWTLGFSSAQHQEPELPFVIEITFPEPAVVDLVALMPSSFKDQRNEIQSWGFPLRFMIERLLPDGQAEIIADHRESDYPVPGVDPQFFPCPEPVTTTGLRITITEPGKNTTWWRSNSIVAFSELYAFAGARNAALNSEVKATSSNEFSFSWSTKCLTDGFTLFSPLFHNLEDPKNNIDGFGLKKLTLDFDLGQVYRVDEFRLWPVVHAIQHNFPPTTAMGFPRAIRVKAAISADFSGAEVIYENMNLNYRPGAGPFMRRTRPTDAQYVRFELSEGVRDFMRDQSRGVPRIALSEVEVFSAGDIISRGIPLRAEGLRRGDRQRVSSLTDGRSNEGQILPLRQWLTQFKQRVQLEDRLQSLRGELNAAQLQEAQRFRTVVLVAIGLILILLQLVWLVRVASRRRAARMRERIACDLHDEIGANVSSMAHTTELLAESIREPSSAQTRLLGNLQESAQLTYQETKNFIRFIEAENHSSDIAEQFTRVADQILGTIPHIFSLENTRSFNALDPATKWNLLLFYKEALNNIIKHAEATAVTIKTRREDRVQILEVIDNGRGFSQDEQSCRRLEERATMLRGELKIDSQAKRGTQVTLKFKNC